TGCTTTTGGTCTTAGGTCAAAAATTGAATTTATAACTTCAATTATTTTATCATTAGAAATTACTCCAGTACCAAAAGTATCTATAAAAATTGAAACTGGTGATGCTACACCTATAGCATATGAAACTTGGATTTCTATTTTTTTAGCAACACCAGCAGCCACTAAGTTTTTAGCAATTCATCTACATGCATAAGCAGCTGAACGATCAACCTTTGTTGCATCTTTACCACTAAATGCTCCGCCACCATGATGTGCTGATCCACCATAAGTATCTACTATTATTTTTCTGCCTGTTAAACCTGCATCTCCAACGATACCACCAATTACAAATCTTCCTGTTGGATTAATCAAAATTTTTAAAGGAGTATCAAGATTATACTCCAACAACACTGGTTTAATTATTTTATCTTTTATCACTGTTTTAAAATTATTTTCGTCAAAATTTTCACTATGTTGACATGAAAATAAAACTGTATCAACAGAAACTTTATCTCCAGTATAATCTAGCGTAACTTGAGTTTTCATATCCGCTTTAGCATCCTGGAATTGACCATTATTCCTTAACTCATTAGCTTTATAAATTATTTTGTGAGCCAATGTTATTGCTAATGGCATGTATTCTGGTGATTCATCAGAAGCATAACCAAACATTATTCCTTGATCTCCGGCGCCAATTTCATCATCATCTAAAACAACACCTTGGGCAATATCAGGGCTTTGTGTTTTGATATTAGTCATAACTTTTATGTTTTCGTTTCTGTAACTGTCGTCAATAGAATAAAGAACTTTAAGTGCTTTAGTTTTAAAATCTACTATAGCGTTAGATGAAACTTCACCAGTTATGTAAATTTGATTACCTGATGCTACAGTTTCAATAGCCACTCTAGAATTCTCATCTTGTTTTAAATATTCATCTAAAATTGCATCACTAATTTGATCACAAATTTTATCTGGGTGTCCTGGTCCAACAGATTCGCTTGTAAATAATATTTTGTTCATAAAAAAAAACTCCTTAAATGCAAATGCATAAAAGGAGTTTACCTGCTTTAATTATACTAAGCATGTTGGATTTTATTCCCTTGCTATCCACCTTACTACTGCAGGTTGGCTTGTTTCACAGCTAGCTAAGCTCCACAACTCTTTATGCATTCTTATGAAAGAATTTTAACCTAAAATTTTAAACACGGCACAAAATATTTCATTTTTAGTTTTTTTTCTCGCTAAGGTTGTGATTTTGAGGTTTAAAAAAGTTTTTAAAAGACTCTTTGTAATGAATCCACATTTTTGAATCTGATTTATAAAATTTAATTTTTTCATTAGATTTATAAAGATAAAACTTATCAGATAAAATTCAAAAAAGTATAAATATAGACATTAAAACTATTCCTAAAAAGATAAAAATAAGTATATGGAAAGGTCAAATTAAGAAAGGTATTGTTTTAAGTATGTCATTATACTCATCTAAAGCAAAATAGAAATAATTGGTCTTTCATTCTTTTGGTGTGTTCAATGTGTTTGTAATGTAATTTATTACAAACATTGTTAAACATAGTGTAACAAAGAGAATTTGTGTCACTACAGAATCTTTAAATTTGTAATCAAAAGTTGAAATTGCAAATAGAACAAAAGGCATTATAAATACAAATAAATGAGCTAATAAATAGTCCCAAAACC
The genomic region above belongs to Mycoplasma tauri and contains:
- the metK gene encoding methionine adenosyltransferase, which gives rise to MNKILFTSESVGPGHPDKICDQISDAILDEYLKQDENSRVAIETVASGNQIYITGEVSSNAIVDFKTKALKVLYSIDDSYRNENIKVMTNIKTQSPDIAQGVVLDDDEIGAGDQGIMFGYASDESPEYMPLAITLAHKIIYKANELRNNGQFQDAKADMKTQVTLDYTGDKVSVDTVLFSCQHSENFDENNFKTVIKDKIIKPVLLEYNLDTPLKILINPTGRFVIGGIVGDAGLTGRKIIVDTYGGSAHHGGGAFSGKDATKVDRSAAYACRWIAKNLVAAGVAKKIEIQVSYAIGVASPVSIFIDTFGTGVISNDKIIEVINSIFDLRPKAIIDKLQLRKPIYQNTACYGHFGRKNNEFTWEKLDKVKEIKEYLNLK
- a CDS encoding YwaF family protein; the encoded protein is MSNFFRSELLLENNIAGTWTFKNGIGAIASQSIFYLLVALFFVSAIIICLFRKIIKENYSRQNKILFVPKHLFWRILGLLLLLGIVWRGSLVYIIDYEYKYEVLPFHLCRIMILFISISFIFNKIEIIKYYGFIAVPAAIIALFVPNIGVNTGADNYWFWDYLLAHLFVFIMPFVLFAISTFDYKFKDSVVTQILFVTLCLTMFVINYITNTLNTPKEWKTNYFYFALDEYNDILKTIPFLIWPFHILIFIFLGIVLMSIFILFWILSDKFYLYKSNEKIKFYKSDSKMWIHYKESFKNFFKPQNHNLSEKKN